One genomic window of Campylobacter curvus includes the following:
- the dapE gene encoding succinyl-diaminopimelate desuccinylase, with protein MDVVAFFTKILKFRSLTPDDDGCLKFIAEFLGDFEARFIEKNGVKNLILSKKFGDGVHLAFAGHIDVVPPGEGWQSEPFTPLMKDGFIYARGAQDMKSGVAAFVCACRDAKNFNGRLTLILTSDEEGDAFFGTLEALKILKERGELPQFAVVAEPTCTGVFGDTIKVGRRGSINGKILIRGVQGHAAYPEKCINPVHQIAPLLSRIAGHDMDAGSEFFSPSKIVITDIRGGMEVCNVTPSELSIMFNVRNSDITSADDVKNYLQSVLAGLNFELSLKQSSRSFLTDKNSKIVRAMSEAVQKISGVAPQLNTKGGTSDARYLAEFGVKVVEFGVINDRIHAVDERVSVKEVERLYLVFKELIENFV; from the coding sequence ATGGATGTCGTAGCGTTTTTTACTAAAATTTTGAAATTTCGCTCGCTCACTCCCGATGATGATGGATGTTTAAAATTTATAGCTGAATTTCTCGGCGATTTCGAAGCCCGTTTTATAGAGAAAAACGGCGTTAAAAATTTGATATTGAGTAAAAAATTTGGCGATGGAGTGCACCTTGCCTTTGCAGGACATATCGATGTCGTGCCACCGGGAGAGGGCTGGCAGAGTGAGCCGTTTACACCCTTGATGAAAGATGGCTTCATCTATGCGCGTGGCGCACAGGATATGAAAAGCGGCGTAGCGGCCTTTGTCTGCGCTTGCCGCGATGCTAAAAATTTTAACGGCAGGCTCACTCTCATTTTGACTAGCGACGAAGAGGGTGATGCGTTCTTTGGGACGTTAGAGGCGCTCAAAATTTTAAAAGAGCGCGGCGAGCTGCCACAGTTTGCAGTCGTCGCCGAGCCTACATGCACGGGAGTTTTCGGCGATACGATAAAGGTCGGCAGGCGTGGCTCTATAAACGGCAAAATTTTGATACGAGGCGTGCAAGGACACGCTGCATATCCTGAAAAATGCATAAATCCCGTGCATCAAATAGCTCCTCTTTTATCTAGGATCGCTGGTCATGACATGGACGCGGGAAGTGAGTTTTTCTCCCCCAGCAAGATCGTTATCACGGATATTCGCGGCGGCATGGAGGTCTGTAATGTCACGCCAAGCGAGCTAAGTATAATGTTTAACGTGCGAAATTCAGATATCACGAGTGCGGATGATGTGAAAAACTATCTGCAAAGCGTGCTTGCGGGGTTAAATTTTGAGCTTAGTCTAAAGCAAAGCTCAAGGTCCTTTTTGACCGATAAAAATAGCAAGATTGTGCGCGCGATGAGCGAAGCGGTGCAAAAAATAAGCGGCGTAGCACCACAGCTAAACACCAAAGGTGGCACCAGCGATGCGAGATATCTGGCTGAATTTGGCGTAAAAGTCGTAGAATTTGGCGTTATAAACGACCGAATACACGCAGTCGACGAAAGAGTCAGCGTAAAAGAGGTCGAGCGGCTTTATCTTGTATTTAAAGAGCTGATCGAAAATTTTGTATAG
- a CDS encoding endonuclease MutS2: MQEIEEIFSRLDLGEYLQRFSALLAREKPLFMQGDSKIHFENITELAKYQFDAPQSAQNLDDALMRLSKQAVLHISEIYEFSKIIRYFFYLRGLKFEGRLGEWIARIETPPAMEQMANSFDKDGNFKDSVDERLGSIRQAFEAKKSQIDAELKRLVYSKHIAPYLVDTQVHYISAQEALLVRGGFNHALKGTVIARSSGGYFYVAPANIERLKREQSELLDRREEIIFEHCKRLSSQMSKALAFLKFINGAFDTFDAYQARVNLARAHDFEFVLPNGSNKIILSNFAHPALKNPKSVSVDFSKKVLLITGVNAGGKSMLLKSIISAALLAKYLLPMRINAANSSIGSFKEFDAIIEDPQNVKDDISTFAGRMLHFSKLFNKRSLIIGIDEIELGTDFEEAASLYGVIIEKLIAQDIKMIITTHHKRLAMLLAKNPEVELVAALYDEVAECPKFEFLKGTIGKSYAFETAARYGIPLNLVAQAKRIYGEDKENLNEVITKTLNLQTALDEKLKDTQAKELRLERMLEEQKDIKEQNETKIAAIISRLEREYFEAIKQAKSVINLKDTKDKQRALNLANDKKQAIAKPEPAKPEELKIGNHVKYEKIKGVVLNISKNDATIEAEGIKLRVPIALLKKSGNFIAPKKGGVNLSVQKPKTASVVLDLHGLRADEAIAKLDKFISDSLVMGFDEVTVYHGIGTGKLAYAVKNFLKEHPSVKNFFDAPPNQGGFGAKIVQF, translated from the coding sequence ATGCAAGAGATAGAAGAGATATTTTCGCGTCTTGATCTGGGCGAGTATCTGCAGCGTTTTAGCGCCCTTTTAGCGCGCGAGAAGCCCTTGTTCATGCAAGGCGACAGTAAGATACATTTTGAAAATATAACCGAGCTTGCAAAGTATCAGTTCGACGCACCTCAAAGCGCGCAAAATTTAGACGACGCTCTTATGCGCCTTAGCAAGCAAGCCGTGCTTCACATCAGCGAAATTTACGAATTTTCAAAGATCATACGCTATTTTTTCTATCTTAGAGGGCTGAAATTTGAGGGGCGTCTTGGCGAGTGGATAGCTAGGATCGAAACTCCGCCCGCGATGGAGCAGATGGCAAACAGCTTTGATAAAGACGGGAATTTCAAAGACAGCGTCGATGAGCGCCTTGGCTCGATAAGGCAGGCCTTTGAAGCTAAAAAATCCCAAATAGACGCCGAGCTAAAAAGGCTCGTTTACTCAAAACACATCGCGCCTTATCTCGTAGATACGCAGGTGCATTATATCAGCGCGCAGGAGGCCCTGCTCGTTAGAGGTGGCTTTAACCACGCACTAAAAGGAACTGTCATCGCACGAAGCTCGGGCGGATATTTTTACGTCGCGCCCGCAAACATCGAGCGGCTGAAAAGGGAGCAAAGCGAGCTGCTTGATAGGCGCGAGGAGATAATTTTTGAACATTGCAAGAGACTAAGCTCGCAGATGAGCAAGGCGCTGGCGTTTTTGAAATTTATAAATGGAGCATTTGATACCTTTGACGCCTATCAAGCACGCGTGAATTTAGCCCGTGCGCATGACTTTGAGTTTGTATTACCAAACGGCTCGAATAAAATAATCCTCTCAAATTTCGCTCACCCCGCACTTAAAAATCCAAAAAGCGTGAGCGTGGATTTTAGCAAGAAGGTGCTTTTGATCACGGGCGTGAATGCAGGCGGAAAGTCGATGCTGCTAAAGTCTATCATCTCGGCCGCACTGCTTGCAAAATACCTCTTGCCTATGCGTATAAACGCGGCAAATTCCAGCATCGGCTCGTTTAAAGAGTTTGACGCTATCATCGAAGATCCGCAAAATGTCAAAGACGATATCTCGACGTTTGCGGGTAGAATGCTGCATTTTTCAAAGCTTTTTAACAAGCGTTCGCTCATCATCGGTATCGACGAGATCGAGCTCGGGACTGATTTTGAAGAGGCGGCGAGCCTTTATGGCGTCATCATCGAAAAGCTCATCGCCCAAGATATAAAAATGATCATCACGACTCACCACAAGCGCCTTGCGATGTTGCTTGCCAAAAACCCGGAGGTCGAGCTCGTAGCGGCACTTTATGACGAGGTGGCGGAGTGTCCGAAATTTGAGTTTTTAAAGGGCACGATCGGCAAGTCTTATGCCTTTGAGACGGCGGCTCGCTACGGCATACCGCTAAATTTAGTCGCCCAGGCCAAGCGCATATATGGCGAAGATAAAGAAAATTTAAACGAGGTCATCACAAAGACGCTGAATCTACAGACCGCACTTGATGAAAAGCTAAAAGATACGCAGGCTAAGGAGCTGAGACTTGAGCGCATGCTCGAAGAGCAAAAGGACATAAAAGAGCAAAACGAGACAAAGATCGCCGCTATCATCTCGCGGCTTGAGAGGGAGTATTTCGAGGCGATAAAACAGGCAAAATCGGTCATAAATTTAAAAGACACGAAGGATAAGCAGCGTGCGCTAAATTTAGCCAACGATAAAAAGCAGGCCATCGCTAAGCCAGAGCCCGCAAAGCCTGAGGAGCTGAAAATAGGCAATCACGTGAAATATGAAAAGATAAAAGGCGTGGTGCTAAATATCTCTAAAAACGATGCGACGATAGAGGCCGAGGGTATAAAGCTTCGCGTGCCTATCGCGCTTTTAAAGAAGAGTGGGAATTTCATCGCTCCTAAAAAAGGCGGCGTGAATTTAAGCGTGCAAAAGCCAAAAACCGCCAGCGTGGTGCTGGATCTGCACGGGCTTAGAGCCGATGAAGCGATAGCAAAGCTCGATAAATTTATAAGCGACAGCCTAGTCATGGGCTTTGATGAGGTCACTGTCTATCACGGCATAGGCACGGGCAAGCTAGCTTACGCGGTCAAAAATTTCTTAAAAGAGCATCCAAGCGTTAAAAATTTCTTTGACGCTCCGCCAAATCAAGGCGGCTTTGGTGCGAAAATAGTGCAGTTTTAG
- a CDS encoding EAL domain-containing protein, which translates to MSNDDKQQKRLSIIRAVAFVVVLLVTFFLAEISFAFYYKYSNAVSKDSYTIRKKTDYIVHQYVNYLEDVSHYDIDSFQNYINNNAVGDVVLLKDNGKNGFDIVASSDQKNRIGTDFEDKECGNIYNHDFQKDYFTAKILPENSALVCMFTASGEYIVGFKATINQKISGTDDEYFSQWAVKNLLLTFILSFAGALAGLFTCILFVLRYLNLKHDYLHVKEASRKKIQELGDKLYIDPMTGLLNKAALLRDIQNFKSPKVVLIDIDDFGKMNDFYGKLICDKILVQMAQLLSEFAKSENMIAYCVEADQFALVEDGEFFIDRYEDLADELLSKFKGRMISVTDENGAVVDDIEIHSTIGFALDKEQTLRKAAIALKSAKTLNKDYVCYFKGLNQKEEYEDQIERSKLIQNATINGNIVPYYQPIFDRDGNIAKYECLIRILDRGEVVSPHVFLGISKRIKRYAELEKLLIKKSFEQLSQNENLVLSINLSGRDMTDGDVSALVINLLNKHKVADRAVFEIVEDEDVENVERVSMFIDKVKNMGAKIAIDDFGSGYSNFSYILKLKPDYVKIDGSIIKDIDINKDSYAIARAIVAFARDLGIKTIAEYVHSKEILNICKEIGVDEFQGFYLGAPGEKVL; encoded by the coding sequence ATGTCAAACGACGATAAGCAGCAAAAACGCTTGAGTATCATACGCGCAGTGGCGTTTGTAGTGGTACTTTTGGTGACGTTTTTCTTGGCTGAAATTTCTTTTGCGTTTTATTACAAATACTCTAACGCCGTCTCGAAAGACAGCTACACTATCCGCAAAAAGACCGACTATATAGTGCATCAATACGTAAACTACTTAGAAGACGTGAGCCATTACGACATCGATAGCTTTCAAAACTACATAAACAATAACGCCGTAGGAGACGTCGTGCTGTTAAAAGATAACGGTAAGAACGGCTTTGACATCGTCGCCTCCTCGGATCAAAAAAACCGCATAGGCACGGACTTTGAGGACAAAGAGTGCGGCAATATCTATAATCACGATTTTCAAAAGGATTATTTCACGGCTAAAATTTTGCCTGAAAACAGCGCTCTTGTTTGTATGTTCACGGCTAGCGGAGAGTATATCGTAGGCTTTAAAGCTACGATAAATCAAAAAATAAGCGGCACGGACGATGAATATTTTTCGCAATGGGCGGTCAAAAATTTGCTCCTTACGTTTATCTTGAGCTTTGCCGGAGCGCTCGCGGGCCTATTCACATGTATTTTGTTCGTGCTTAGGTATCTAAATTTAAAGCATGATTATCTGCACGTCAAAGAGGCCAGTCGCAAAAAGATACAAGAGCTCGGCGATAAGCTTTATATCGATCCGATGACAGGGCTTTTAAACAAAGCCGCCTTGCTAAGAGACATACAAAATTTCAAATCTCCTAAAGTCGTCTTGATAGATATCGATGATTTTGGCAAGATGAACGATTTTTACGGTAAATTAATATGCGATAAAATTTTAGTGCAGATGGCGCAGCTACTAAGCGAATTTGCAAAGAGCGAAAACATGATAGCTTACTGCGTCGAGGCCGATCAGTTCGCGCTTGTCGAGGACGGGGAGTTTTTCATCGATAGATATGAGGACCTGGCTGACGAGCTGCTTAGTAAATTTAAAGGCCGCATGATAAGCGTCACCGATGAAAATGGCGCCGTGGTCGATGATATCGAGATACATAGCACCATAGGCTTCGCGCTTGATAAGGAGCAGACGCTAAGAAAGGCCGCCATAGCGCTAAAATCAGCCAAGACGCTGAATAAAGACTATGTTTGCTATTTTAAGGGGCTAAATCAAAAAGAGGAGTACGAAGATCAGATCGAACGCTCCAAACTCATACAAAATGCGACCATAAACGGCAACATCGTGCCTTATTATCAGCCGATATTCGATAGAGACGGTAACATCGCAAAATACGAGTGCCTGATACGCATCCTAGACAGGGGCGAGGTCGTCTCTCCGCATGTGTTTTTGGGTATCTCAAAACGCATCAAGCGCTACGCCGAGCTTGAAAAACTGCTTATCAAAAAGAGCTTCGAGCAGTTAAGTCAAAACGAGAACCTCGTTTTATCGATAAATTTGAGTGGCCGGGATATGACTGACGGCGATGTGAGCGCGCTTGTCATAAATTTATTAAATAAGCACAAGGTCGCTGACAGGGCCGTTTTTGAGATCGTCGAGGACGAGGACGTCGAAAACGTCGAGCGCGTGAGTATGTTTATAGACAAGGTCAAAAATATGGGCGCAAAGATCGCGATCGATGATTTTGGCTCGGGGTATTCGAATTTCTCATATATCCTCAAGCTAAAACCGGACTACGTCAAGATCGACGGTTCCATAATCAAAGACATCGATATAAACAAAGACTCCTACGCCATCGCGCGCGCGATAGTGGCATTTGCCAGAGACCTTGGCATAAAAACCATCGCCGAATACGTCCACTCAAAGGAAATTTTAAATATCTGTAAAGAGATAGGCGTAGATGAATTTCAGGGATTTTACCTTGGTGCGCCCGGTGAGAAGGTGCTTTGA